CCAAATTAGATTGTTCACCGTTTTCATGGTTCTCAGGCGGATATAAAACCGTGGCCCCGTCCTCTATCTTCCAGTTATCGGTGACATTATCCTTTAAATATTCGTGCCAACCACTAAAGGATTCCCCATCAAATAATGAGGTCCACTCATTGTCCGATGCCATTTCTGCCGTTTCGTCCATCTCTTCAACGGCCGGGGTGTTTTCCTTTTTTGCTTCCTTACACCCTATTATCAATAAGGCAAGTACTGCTGTTTTAAGTATTTTTTTCATGTGCATAGTTTAATGTTTAAAGTCCCAATATGTTCTTAAGCATTTGCTCATCGATTTCGGTACCGGCAAAATCATCGAAGGTCTTTTCGGTAGCCTCAATAATGTGGTCCTTGATAAAAATGGCACCTTCCCTTGCTCCTTGCTCCGGACTTTTAATACAACATTCCCATTCCATTACGGCCCATACATCACACCCGTACTGAGTCAATTTGGAAAAAATGGTCTTAAAATCTATTTGGCCGTCGCCTAAAGAACGATATCTACCGGCACGATTTCCCCAATCGTTATAACCGCCAAAGGCTCCTTTCTTTCCTGTAGGGTTGAACTCGGAATCCTTCACATGGAAGGATTTAATGAATTCGTGATAGAAATCTATGTATTCTATATAGTCCAACTGTTGTAATACGAAATGACTTGGGTCATATAGGATGTTTACCCTTTTGTGGTTATTGGTAGCTTCCAAAAAACGCTCAAAAGTATCCCCATCATGAAGGTCCTCACCAGGATGGATTTCATAACATACATCCACGCCCTCCTTGTCAAAATGATTTAAAATGGGCATCCATCTTTTGGCCAATTCCTCAAACCCCATCTCTACCAATCCGGCCGGTCTTTGCGGCCATGGGTGCATGGTATGCCAAAGAAGAGACCCTGAAAATGTCGCATGGGAAGTTAAGCCCAATCTTCTACTGGCAGTAGCTGCCTTTTTCACCGTTTCTACCGCCCATTCCGTTCTTGCTTTTGGGTTATTATGTACATTTTTGGGCGCAAAGGAATCGAACATCAGGTCATATGCCGGGTGCACAGCTACCAATTGTCCCTGTAAGTGCGTGGAAAGCTCCGTAATCTCCAACCCATAGGAATTTATTTTTCCCTTTAATTCGTCACAATAAGTCTGACTTTCAGCGGCCTTGTCCAAGTCAATAAGGAAACTTTCCCATGTAGGTATCTGAATTCCTTTATAGCCCAGATCGGCAGCCCATTTACACATGCCGTCCAAGGTGTTGAACGGTGCCTTACTATCTACAAATTGTGCTAAAAATACTCCTGGCCCTTTAATTGTTTTCATTTGTTGTTTTTTATTTTTTAATTCGGACAAATGTAATTCGCCATTGAAATTCACGATATATATCACGAATTGTTATGGCTCATTTCATACGTAATACTTGATTCTGTTGTTTAAATGGTTGTTAATCTTACAAATAGAAATATGCGAATTAATACTATATTTAAGAATTCTTTGTACATATCGCCGTTTGCCGATAGTCAATTTATAAATATAGGAAATACCAACAGAAAAAGATAAAAATATAGGGATGAATCGAGATAGGGGCCACAATGCACTACTGCCCAAAATGGTACTTATATTGGATTGAAAAATAATGCACTCAAATTATCATAG
This window of the Maribacter cobaltidurans genome carries:
- a CDS encoding sugar phosphate isomerase/epimerase family protein, with product MKTIKGPGVFLAQFVDSKAPFNTLDGMCKWAADLGYKGIQIPTWESFLIDLDKAAESQTYCDELKGKINSYGLEITELSTHLQGQLVAVHPAYDLMFDSFAPKNVHNNPKARTEWAVETVKKAATASRRLGLTSHATFSGSLLWHTMHPWPQRPAGLVEMGFEELAKRWMPILNHFDKEGVDVCYEIHPGEDLHDGDTFERFLEATNNHKRVNILYDPSHFVLQQLDYIEYIDFYHEFIKSFHVKDSEFNPTGKKGAFGGYNDWGNRAGRYRSLGDGQIDFKTIFSKLTQYGCDVWAVMEWECCIKSPEQGAREGAIFIKDHIIEATEKTFDDFAGTEIDEQMLKNILGL